In the Zingiber officinale cultivar Zhangliang chromosome 5A, Zo_v1.1, whole genome shotgun sequence genome, gcttgatcaactgggtccacagctcatatgcattcttgtacttttctaatctgcataaaatattgttaggtaaaacattacaaataatgttacttacctttttgttcaattccaagttttgagaaggtttcctcaaaattagcatataatcgatgtctacgcttcctaagaagcattccattaatcgcttccagtagttgaagtcttcatgatcgtatggtggtggttcgcaggggttccgtccttcttgaagagtcattattcttgcacataGAGAAACagacaaaaaaaatcccaagacttggtcttggattagcagtgctggagaaagaatataatattgcactaattttgaaaaataataaaatattaataaaatattaattaaaaaaatattattccaaaattttgaaaatgtaatattttatcaatactaagcaacggtgaaaagatgatgatgtgtttttcaaaaatgattttggagggaaaaaacgaaaggcgtaaggttttattttaaagacaaacgatatctaatttttctttcaaaaagtcccccctttgcctgattggtggttgcaccaaatcagagcggtacctgctctgataccacttgttagaccgttagattcgatagagggggggtgaatatcgattcgataagcgcagcggaaaagtaaaatagacacagttgttttacttcgttcggagcctgtgacgactcctactcgaaggcccgtggtccttgaccactttcgttgggcaatcactagcaattcgaaataatgattacaaaagaaccgtacagtgaatgctaatgaaaactaaaaacaaaataccgacaagaagggaaaaaatgggcgagtgtcggagctttgtcaaGGCCGCACCAACGCTGAGCGCAAGATCGCAGAGAAGAATTCTCAAATTGATTCATTCAAGCTcccgggcttcttttatatcacGGATCCTCCGGCGCCGAATGTGACGAAtcgcacaaaccatgatgctccacgtggtgacgacttggctggatagaatttgccttccgggcgcccggacggaccaccttgttcgaaaactcccttttcccgcaaaacaaagttagtccgaggcaaatgtatatcctgtaacacAGATtgtagttaaagttcaacagataaataaaagagtatgacttagattccgcctttcgagaccggaatctagtcacgatctcgacttagacatccgaaatggatctaagccggatcgacgcctaatgtccccttcccgggaacgcgtcctcacaatcactcccctccagtgacttacctgccagacgtccggtcagcccgtcgacccgtctggacttctcgccaagcgtccggtcagcccgtcgacaccTGCCAgacagcccgtcgacccgtctggacttctcgccaagcgtccggtcagcccgtcgacccgcttggacttctcgccagctatccggtcagcccgtcgacctagctggacttcgtgccagacatccggtcagcccgtcgacctgtctgggcttctcctgcacacttgatcaaagtgtcagacaataacaaactaacttaacctgatttgtcattcatcaaaacctgggttaaatcgttagtgctaaccgcaccaacattagCTTGTCATTTTCAGACTTCAACCTCTTGTTCTCAGTATATAAGTTATGCATCAGTTGAGaaaaacccatattttctatccatcgctggaagtataataaaaagccataagataatagttgagaaataTAAAGCAGGCGTTAGTAAGCacacctgattctccttatgagagaagcgatcaactgtctcaggaatagagagctcctcaaaaaggggacgaacttcatcccaatcGCTAGCAAAAGAGCCCCCTAGTAATATGGGAAGAACGGGAATGGTGGAAGGAccagcagagaaggaggaagtaggaatggATGGGGgggcaaagactaaataagaagaaagtGAGGAAGGTAAAGACCCAGAAGTCGGAATAGACAAGGGAAAAGTGAAACATACATCACCAGAAGCACTGACATTAGAGAagggtgaggcaggaaaactaagGGAAGGATAGAGTTCCGCCAACGTCggttcatcagaaggaaggtcagccgaAGCAAAACCCTCTGAAACTAGCTCGTCAGTAGGGaggatgagcctcctttttgatggAGGAGCTCTGGTAAGTTTGCACCTTGGGCGTTTACCCTTAGAAAGTTCAGTTATCGATTTACCAGAGCTGCTAGGAGACGTAAGCTCAATGAGgggaagaggggcagatgagGAGACAGCAGCAGCTGCTGGTGAAGTAACAGCGGGTAAAGAACTGGCAAGGATCTCTGCAGAAGGACCTTCAGGAGCTTCAAAAGCTTCAAGAACGCCCAAAGAACTGGGTACTTCAGCTAAAGGGGCTGGTTCTTCTATTGGAGGGAGAAGAACAATGGCAGCCAGAAGTTCGGCTTCATTGGCGCGAATGACATCCTCTTCCAGACGTAATTCTTCATTAATCAGAGCATCATAAAAGCTTTCCACTGCAtagaaaagataatagtttagttagttaaaagcaagaagaaagaaacaaggtgTTACCTAAAGAACTCGAGTATCGGGTTTGATGGGGCTTAAGCCAAACAGGTATAGGAGATCAACCCGTAGccacttaaaaatagaaaatcgatgatttaacaatttctcacaatagatagggaaagaaggatgaagatgaaactccttgacgtcgggcaaggggggcaagaaagatttccaagcatgagaccaaggaatgggtcctggaaactttaagaagaaaaaaagagatttccaagctttgagggacgagggcatatccccaaaaagaaccattttagtccgcGAATGAAACAGgaagacaccaggttccgaacatttgggataagagaacatgaaaaaattttgaggagtagaaGGAATGTCCCGCAAGCGAAACAGCATGTAAGTACCACACAGATAACGGAATGCGTTGGGGGCaaattgtgttggatcgagaccacgctagaggggggtggggttaatagcgctcgtggctaaattttacgtttatcggaatcgtgaaaatatcggagttaaaacacacagcggaaagtaaacaaacacacaaagagataagctttttacttcgttcggagcctaaggcgactcctactcgaaggcccgcgatccttgatcacttccggtggacaacaactataatcacgatagaaattacaaattacactgaaagtattgaaataaacttgtaccgacaacttaagaaagaagaagattgaagctccgggttgtcggaatgtcgcagcagcacttcggaatgactttgttagcagcacgttgaagagggaaagctcagaacttgatcgattgaagtgctggtcgaaacccccttataaagggtgttcaaggcgccttgaaggttgttcaaggcaCTTCCATGccgccgagtcttccgcgtggatcaaatctgatctggtcgaacttcatccctttaaggcaCCTTATCccttgctcaaggcgccttccaaggcaccttataccctcatgaaggcgcctccattgaagcttcgcagccaggtcagattttgcacccgaggcgcctccaagctccatggaggcgcctcggacactgttcatccgagggaaaacttccttattttgtacctgcaagacttgttagtcccaaacaatatcctgcaacacaaaattaacacaaaataacagtatgaatagtAAACGAATGTttgtgacagtctccggactgtccgggtctgacttcggatttccaaccggaaaccctaggtcgacccgacgcctactgttccctctacggggaacgcgccctcacctactccactcaggagatttacctgatgccagtccggtccttcagaccgactgagctttctgcctagggttaccaccccctaggacctagggttatcgccccctagggtttttctccacctagggttaccaccccctaggacctaaggttgccgccccttagggttttcctccacctagggttaccgccccctaggacctaaggttgccgccccttagggttttcctccacctagggt is a window encoding:
- the LOC121979505 gene encoding pollen-specific leucine-rich repeat extensin-like protein 1 — protein: MEVVVRYWNRFFKNKSLISLFLAFLAHTPTPTPAAGFDSRRLPPPPCCHLQPPYLLAPPALPLTPPLTLPSPPPTPAACRLPPSPSPTPCCHLRLACLPAPLALPFTASPRLPPPCRHPLSYSLLPPPAVNTASPPPPVNTLAPPAQLPPPAPAPPPQHWLSLLIRDRPDRRPRLAPIKVESFYDALINEELRLEEDVIRANEAELLAAIVLLPPIEEPAPLAEVPSSLGVLEAFEAPEGPSAEILASSLPAVTSPAAAAVSSSAPLPLIELTSPSSSGKSITELSKGKRPRCKLTRAPPSKRRLILPTDELVSEGFASADLPSDEPTLAELYPSLSFPASPFSNVSASGDSLPPHPFLLPPSLLVLPPFPFFPYY